The Phycisphaerae bacterium genome includes a region encoding these proteins:
- a CDS encoding prepilin-type N-terminal cleavage/methylation domain-containing protein, which translates to MNGLAAPSNSRSFTLIELLVVVAIIAVLVAILLPALTAAREAAKTVACAAQEKQLVMAILSDAEENAGWLPRSRWHGAYWYQPAAGTHLATVVADSKMLICP; encoded by the coding sequence ATGAACGGGTTGGCTGCTCCTTCAAATTCGAGATCGTTTACGCTGATCGAACTGCTGGTGGTCGTCGCGATCATCGCGGTGCTGGTGGCCATTTTGCTGCCGGCACTGACCGCGGCGCGGGAGGCGGCCAAGACGGTGGCCTGCGCGGCCCAGGAAAAGCAGCTTGTCATGGCGATTCTGTCCGACGCGGAGGAGAACGCCGGCTGGCTGCCGCGGTCGCGGTGGCACGGGGCCTACTGGTATCAGCCGGCGGCGGGAACGCATCTGGCGACGGTGGTCGCGGACTCGAAGATGCTCATCTGCCCCG